In Rosa chinensis cultivar Old Blush chromosome 1, RchiOBHm-V2, whole genome shotgun sequence, a genomic segment contains:
- the LOC112185458 gene encoding ferritin-4, chloroplastic isoform X2 gives MLLKASPASASQLLTRGESLFSSSAPFSSSSISYSAAPLNSSASLFSSLRSSPGRNDGGAVVCAASKSSNSRPLTGVVFEPFEEVKKELDLVPMLPQISLARQKYSEDSEAAINEQINVEYNVSYVYHAMYAYFDRDNVALRGLAKFFKESSEEEREHAEKLMEYQNKRGGRVKLQSILMPLSEFDHAEKGDALYAMELALSLEKLTNEKLLHLHHVADKNKDVQLADFVESEFLAEQGLGTLIRCCYMMRLLHDELIVIVFCSWLPV, from the exons ATGCTTCTCAAGGCCTCTCCGGCCTCCGCGTCTCAGTTGCTCACTCGCGGCGAGAGCTTGTTTTCCTCTTCTGCTCCATTTTCGTCTTCTTCGATTTCCTACTCCGCCGCTCCTCTGAACTCGTCCGCGTCTCTGTTTTCGAGTCTGCGGTCATCGCCGGGGAGAAATGACGGCGGGGCCGTGGTCTGTGCGGCCTCGAAGAGTTCGAACAGCCGGCCGCTTACCGGTGTGGTTTTCGAGCCGTTTGAGGAGGTGAAGAAGGAGCTTGATCTCGTCCCTAtgctccctcaaatctctctggCTCGCCAGAAGTACAGTGAGGACAGTGAGGCTGCCATTAACGAGCAGATCAA TGTGGAGTACAACGTATCCTATGTGTACCATGCCATGTATGCCTACTTCGACAGGGACAATGTCGCACTCAGGGGTCTTGCCAA GTTTTTCAAGGAATCAAGTGAGGAGGAGAGGGAGCATGCTGAGAAATTGATGGAATACCAG AATAAGCGTGGTGGAAGAGTGAAATTGCAATCAATACTGATGCCTCTTTCAGAGTTCGATCATGCTGAGAAAGGAGATGCTCTATATG CAATGGAGCTTGCATTGTCTCTGGAGAAACTGACAAATGAAAAGCTGCTTCACTTACACCAT GTTGCTGACAAGAACAAAGATGTGCAACTAGCTGATTTTGTTGAAAGCGAGTTTTTGGCTGAGCAG GGACTTGGCACTTTGATCAGATGCTGTTACATGATGAGGTTGCTGCATGATGAACTCATCGTCATCGTCTTTTGTTCGTGGTTACCAGTCTGA
- the LOC112186291 gene encoding LOB domain-containing protein 12, translated as MGGNGTSPCASCKLLRRRCAQDCIFAPYFPSDDPHKFAIVHKVFGASNVSKMLQELPVHQRTDAVSSLVYEANARVRDPVYGCVGAISCLQNQVSELQMQLAVAQAEILCIQMQQEPMVLPSQQIDTCTDDERTYFLNNNLPQYLDFPSSSSSNIVIHDSLKREGIFGHDMVS; from the exons ATGGGCGGAAATGGAACTTCACCGTGCGCCTCTTGCAAGTTGCTGAGACGCCGATGCGCACAAGACTGCATTTTTGCCCCTTACTTTCCCTCCGATGACCCCCACAAGTTCGCCATCGTGCACAAAGTCTTCGGTGCTAGCAATGTTAGCAAGATGTTACAG GAGCTTCCAGTTCACCAGAGAACAGATGCAGTGAGCAGTCTAGTGTATGAAGCCAATGCAAGAGTGCGAGACCCAGTTTATGGGTGTGTTGGGGCCATTTCTTGCCTGCAAAACCAAGTCTCTGAGCTGCAAATGCAACTTGCTGTGGCTCAGGCCGAGATCCTCTGTATTCAGATGCAGCAGGAGCCTATGGTACTCCCTTCCCAGCAGATCGACACATGCACAGACGATGAGAGGACATATTTCCTCAACAACAATCTCCCTCAGTACCTGGACTTTCCCTCTTCTAGTTCTAGCAATATTGTAATCCATGACTCTCTCAAGAGGGAGGGCATCTTTGGACATGACATGGTCTCTTAA
- the LOC112184185 gene encoding cytosolic endo-beta-N-acetylglucosaminidase 1, translating to MLLRLLRAYISRETLASVLKPLRLVHGKVRTFFLFFKMSQPTSPQSSAPTPPPFDPTRPSIPISYPIKTIEELESRSYFDSFHYPFNKSSVALPSGRSGLPNRPRLLVCHDMAGGYGDDRWIQGGTNPNAYSIWHWYLIDIFIYFSHSLVALPPPCWTNTAHKHGVKVLGTFITEWDEGKLICNKLLSTKESAEMYAERLVELAVALGFDGWLINMEVELELGQIPNLKAFVSHLTQRMHSSVPGSLVIWYDSVTTDGKLKWQNQLNEKNKPFFDISDGIFVNYTWKQDDPKQSAAVAGDRKFDVYMGIDVFGRGTFGGGQWNASVALDMLKNDDVSAAIFAPGWIYETNQPPNFQNAQNHWWALVEKSWGITQNYPTVLPFYSNFDQGHGYHVSVEGKEVSDASWCNISSQSFQPLLLFTDNSTPDGIQVHVDFREASYSGGGNITFKGNLEDNADFTARLFQGDLLLGDLPLHFVYSVKSENNSRLGLFLNFVSTLNKKKSVLLVSWNSNLSSKFSTVIRTRQLERPGTAPGWVIEESSIRMKGCRLTEIHAVCYRSKPEFDEKIPKSKTSQDNSSAHNSTEYYAVLGHISVKYCGQNSDFPPSDSWLVQGQFIQWTTGSEDSKYLSLKIAWKLKDGNDSAYSTYNIYVEKLAEGKPRGHSYLGVARVEAFYVYDLAVPSDTSTIKFIIQVCGGDGSSQKLDDSPVFLLDTEA from the exons atgcttcttcgtcttcttcggGCCTACATCAGCCGCGAAACCCTAGCCTCTGTCCTCAAACCCCTCAGACTAGTCCACGGCAAAGTCCGAacctttttcctcttcttcaaaaTGTCCCAACCCACCTCTCCACAGTCCTCCGCCCCAACCCCTCCGCCATtcgacccgacccggccctcCATACCCATCTCGTACCCGATCAAAACCATCGAAGAGCTCGAATCCCGATCCTACTTCGACTCCTTCCACTACCCCTTTAACAAATCCTCCGTGGCTCTCCCATCTGGGCGGTCGGGTCTGCCCAATCGGCCCAGATTGCTCGTCTGCCATGACATGGCTGGTGGCTATGGAGATGATAGGTGGATCCAAGGAGGGACGAATCCGAATGCGTATTCGATATGGCACTGGTATTTGATTGATATCTTCATCTACTTTTCGCATAGTCTTGTGGCTCTTCCACCTCCTTGTTGGACTAACACGGCTCATAAGCATGGTGTTAAG GTGTTGGGGACTTTCATCACAGAATGGGATGAAGGGAAACTTATATGCAACAAATTACTGTCTACAAAAGAGTCTGCGGAGATGTATGCTGAGCGCTTGGTAGAGCTTGCTGTTGCTTTGGGCTTCGATGGATGGCTG ATCAATATGGAAGTTGAATTGGAATTGGGCCAAATTCCTAATTTGAAAGCATTTGTTAGCCACTTAACCCAGAGAATGCATTCCTCAGTCCCTGGATCTTTAGTGATATG GTATGATAGTGTTACAACTGACGGTAAACTTAAGTGGCAAAACCAACTAAATGAAAAGAATAAACCATTCTTTGATATATCTGACGGAATTTTCGTGAACTATACATGGAAG CAAGATGATCCGAAGCAATCAGCTGCTGTTGCAGGTGATAGAAAGTTTGATGTATATATGGGTATTGATGTATTTGGAAGGGGCACTTTCGGTGGTGGACAATGGAAT GCAAGTGTTGCACTTGATATGCTGAAAAATGATGATGTGTCAGCTGCCATATTTGCTCCTGGATGGATCTATGAGACTAATCAACCACCGAACTTCCAGAATGCTCAGAATCA TTGGTGGGCCCTGGTGGAAAAATCCTGGGGAATAACACAGAATTATCCTACTGTTCTACCATTCTATTCAAATTTTGATCAG GGTCATGGATACCATGTTTCTGTTGAAGGCAAGGAAGTATCAGATGCTTCTTGGTGTAACATTTCTTCCCAAAGTTTTCAG CCTTTGCTTCTGTTCACTGATAATTCAACTCCAGATGGTATTCAGGTCCATGTTGA TTTCAGGGAAGCATCTTACAGTGGAGGAGGAAACATCACATTTAAAGGAAACCTTGAAGACAATGCTGATTTCACTGCAAGGCTCTTTCAAGGAGATCTTCTTTTGGGGGACTTGCCTCTTCACTTTGTATATTCA GTGAAATCGGAGAATAATTCTCGACTAGGCCTTTTTCTTAATTTCGTTTCTActctaaacaaaaaaaagtcaGTACTTCTTGTATCCTGGAATTCGAACCTCTCAAGCAAATTTAGTACAGTGATTAGGACACGTCAACTTGAAAGACCAGGAACTGCCCCTGGATGGGTTATAGAGGAGAGTAGCATCAGAATGAAGGGATGCAGACTAACTGAAATACATGCGGTGTGCTACAGGTCAAAGCCTGAGTTTGATGAAAAGATACCGAAATCCAAAACTAGCCAAGATAATTCTTCTGCTCATAATTCAACGGAGTACTATGCAGTGCTTGGTCATATTTCAGTGAAATATTGTGGACAAAATTCAGATTTTCCACCTTCCGATTCGTGGCTTGTCCAAGGTCAATTCATCCAATGGACTACAGGATCTGAGGATTCCAAGTACCTTAGTCTTAAGATCGCTTGGAAATTGAAAGATGGGAATGATTCTGCATACTCAACCTATAACATTTATGTTGAGAAACTAGCAGAAGGAAAACCAAGAGGACACTCCTATCTTGGAGTGGCTAGAGTGGAAGCTTTTTATGTTTATGACCTGGCAGTTCCTTCTGACACTTCTACCATCAAGTTCATTATTCAAGTGTGTGGTGGTGATGGGAGTAGCCAGAAACTAGATGACTCTCCGGTTTTTCTGTTGGATACTGAAGCTTGA
- the LOC112185458 gene encoding ferritin-4, chloroplastic isoform X1 produces the protein MLLKASPASASQLLTRGESLFSSSAPFSSSSISYSAAPLNSSASLFSSLRSSPGRNDGGAVVCAASKSSNSRPLTGVVFEPFEEVKKELDLVPMLPQISLARQKYSEDSEAAINEQINVEYNVSYVYHAMYAYFDRDNVALRGLAKFFKESSEEEREHAEKLMEYQNKRGGRVKLQSILMPLSEFDHAEKGDALYAMELALSLEKLTNEKLLHLHHVADKNKDVQLADFVESEFLAEQVEAIKKISEYVAQLRRVGKGHGTWHFDQMLLHDEVAA, from the exons ATGCTTCTCAAGGCCTCTCCGGCCTCCGCGTCTCAGTTGCTCACTCGCGGCGAGAGCTTGTTTTCCTCTTCTGCTCCATTTTCGTCTTCTTCGATTTCCTACTCCGCCGCTCCTCTGAACTCGTCCGCGTCTCTGTTTTCGAGTCTGCGGTCATCGCCGGGGAGAAATGACGGCGGGGCCGTGGTCTGTGCGGCCTCGAAGAGTTCGAACAGCCGGCCGCTTACCGGTGTGGTTTTCGAGCCGTTTGAGGAGGTGAAGAAGGAGCTTGATCTCGTCCCTAtgctccctcaaatctctctggCTCGCCAGAAGTACAGTGAGGACAGTGAGGCTGCCATTAACGAGCAGATCAA TGTGGAGTACAACGTATCCTATGTGTACCATGCCATGTATGCCTACTTCGACAGGGACAATGTCGCACTCAGGGGTCTTGCCAA GTTTTTCAAGGAATCAAGTGAGGAGGAGAGGGAGCATGCTGAGAAATTGATGGAATACCAG AATAAGCGTGGTGGAAGAGTGAAATTGCAATCAATACTGATGCCTCTTTCAGAGTTCGATCATGCTGAGAAAGGAGATGCTCTATATG CAATGGAGCTTGCATTGTCTCTGGAGAAACTGACAAATGAAAAGCTGCTTCACTTACACCAT GTTGCTGACAAGAACAAAGATGTGCAACTAGCTGATTTTGTTGAAAGCGAGTTTTTGGCTGAGCAG GTGGAGGCAATCAAGAAGATCTCAGAATATGTTGCTCAACTCAGGAGGGTTGGCAAAGGACATG GGACTTGGCACTTTGATCAGATGCTGTTACATGATGAGGTTGCTGCATGA